A genomic window from Punica granatum isolate Tunisia-2019 chromosome 2, ASM765513v2, whole genome shotgun sequence includes:
- the LOC116197956 gene encoding uncharacterized protein LOC116197956, with amino-acid sequence MFASFMALYLATLHLKPPPPFLSSHSFSGHFSFTFHPEFLKKPHTRTVRALREWQEYEEALKAKDLGRALRFLKSTESSSIQPLDDSSQSPFEDLGLYSGKDVRDWEVLDACLNADDMKLVASAYSFLKEKGFLPNFGRFRNIVLEGPREVTPTVLKSSTGLDVSRFSPKKWGLSGSSAAVLAAFLGGVSFLLSQGIDIRPNLAAVLGLAFLDSVFLGGCCFAQISSYWPPLRRRILVHEAGHLVAAYLMGCPIRGVILDPIVAMQMGIQGQAGTQFWDEKMDKELAEGRLSGTAFDRYCMVLFAGIAAEALIYGEAEGGENDENLFRSICVLLDPPLSIAQMSNQARWSVLQSYNLLKWHKLAHQAAVKALESGSSLSTVIQQIEESMSSQR; translated from the exons ATGTTTGCTTCGTTCATGGCGCTTTATTTGGCTACGCTTCACCTGAAGCCTCCTCCCCCCTTTCTCAGTTCGCATTCCTTTTCTGGCCACTTTTCCTTCACCTTTCACCCGGAATTCCTGAAGAAGCCGCATACTCGTACAGTACGAGCATTACGAGAATGGCAAGAGTACGAAGAGGCCTTGAAGGCCAAGGATCTTGGAAGGGCTCTGAGGTTCTTGAAGTCTACAGAGAGCTCGTCGATTCAGCCCTTGGATGATTCTTCCCAGTCTCCATTTGAGGACTTGGGTCTGTACAGCGGTAAGGATGTGAGGGATTGGGAGGTCTTGGatgcatgtttgaatgcaGATGACATGAAACTCGTCGCAAGTGCCTACTCTTTTCTCAAAGAGAAGGGTTTCCTTCCCAATTTCGGCAGATTCAGAAACATAG TTCTCGAGGGACCTAGAGAGGTTACACCAACAGTGTTAAAATCGTCCACTGGGTTAGACG TTTCTAGGTTTTCTCCAAAAAAGTGGGGCCTCTCTGGGAGCTCTGCTGCGGTCTTGGCTGCATTTCTCGGCGGAGTATCATTTCTTCTATCTCAAGGGATCGACATCAGACCAAACCTCGCTGCCGTACTAGGTCTAGCCTTCCTGGATTCGGTCTTCCTCGGTGGTTGTTGTTTTGCCCAGATATCTAGTTATTGGCCCCCACTTAGGCGACGAATCTTGGTTCATGAAGCAGGGCATCTTGTAGCAG CATACCTCATGGGTTGCCCTATTCGTGGTGTAATTCTAGATCCAATAGTCGCAATGCAAATGGGCATCCAGGGGCAG GCAGGAACACAGTTTTGGGATGAGAAAATGGATAAAGAGCTCGCCGAAGGACGGCTCAGTGGCACGGCCTTCGATAG GTACTGCATGGTGTTATTTGCTGGCATTGCAGCTGAAGCCCTCATTTACGGTGAGGCCGAGGGTGGAGAGAACGATGAGAACCTGTTCCGGAGCATATGTGTTCTGTTGGATCCCCCTCTCTCAATAGCACAG ATGTCGAATCAGGCGAGGTGGTCAGTTCTACAGTCGTATAACCTGCTCAAGTGGCACAAGCTTGCTCATCAGGCTGCTGTGAAAGCTCTTGAGAGTGGGAGTAGTCTCAGCACAGTTATCCAGCAAATTGAGGAATCCATGTCTTCCCAAAGATGA
- the LOC116196718 gene encoding cysteine protease ATG4, with protein MKGFGFRERDEATDNRKPPSSSSSSSSSSSAAAASSWSTLFSSAFSIFDPYRHSQSSCKHRHHAWASAVKRIVSGGPMRRIHESFVLGSARTGLSNSTSDIWLLGVRYNVSSDDEAVGLAAFEQDFSSRVIMTYRKGFDAIGDSSYTSDVNWGCMLRSSQMLVAQALLFHRLGRSWRKPSDKLLTQEYIDILHHFGDTEACPFSIHSLIQSGKAYGLAAGSWVGPYAMCRSWEILVRSKREELINHGEPALPMAIYVVSGDEDGERGGAPVLCIEDAKRHCSEFSRGQSEWAPILLLVPLVLGLGKVNPRYVPSLRAIFSFPQSLGVLGGKPGASTYMIGVQDEEVFYLDPHEVQPAVTINRDNLEADTSSYHCSVIRHITLDSLDPSLAIGFYCRDKDDFDNFCSRASELAKESNGAPLFTVAETPSSNSNSNCASRGVSHGDPDEGDYCRDEPTGPTEGEDDWQFL; from the exons ATGAAAGGTTTCGGCTTTCGTGAGAGGGACGAAGCTACTGACAACCGGAAGCCTCCCTCCTCCTCGTCTTCCTCGTCCTCGTCCtcctccgccgccgccgcctctTCATGGTCTACTCTGTTCTCGTCCGCCTTCTCAATCTTTGATCCCTACAGACACTCGCAGTCCTCGTGCAAGCACAGACACCATGCCTGGGCATCAGCAGTGAAGAGAATTGTGAGCGGCGGGCCGATGAGGCGGATTCACGAGAGTTTCGTGCTCGGGTCTGCTCGAACCGGCCTGTCCAACTCGACGAGCGATATTTGGCTCCTTGGCGTCCGCTACAATGTGTCCTCGGACGACGAGGCTGTCGGGTTGGCTGCGTTTGAGCAGGATTTCTCATCAAGGGTCATCATGACCTATCGCAAAG GATTTGATGCTATTGGAGATTCAAGTTATACAAGTGATGTAAATTGGGGCTGCATGCTTCGAAGCAGTCAGATGCTCGTAGCTCAG GCATTGTTGTTCCACCGATTGGGCAGATCGTGGAGAAAACCATCAGACAAG CTGCTTACTCAAGAATATATTGACATCTTGCACCACTTCGGTGATACCGAGGCCTGCCCATTCTCTATTCACAGTCTTATTCAATCAGGAAAGGCCTATGGCCTTGCAGCTGGGTCATGGGTGGGCCCGTATGCTATGTGCCGCTCATGGGAAATTCTTGTCCGCTCCAAGAGGGAAGAGCTGATAAATCATGGGGAACCCGCACTTCCTATGGCAATTTATGTTGTTTCTGGTGATGAAGATGGAGAGCGTGGTGGAGCCCCAGTCCTGTGCATTGAAGATGCAAAAAGACACTGTTCCGAGTTTTCTCGAGGTCAATCAGAATGGGCTCCTATTCTTTTGCTGGTTCCTCTTGTTCTCGGACTTGGAAAGGTCAATCCCAG GTATGTTCCATCACTGCGGGCGATCTTTTCCTTTCCTCAAAGCCTTGGTGTGTTGGGTGGGAAACCTGGTGCTTCAACTTATATGATAGGCGTACAAGATGAAGAAGTCTTCTACCTGGATCCCCATGAAGTTCAGCCG GCAGTGACCATCAACCGAGATAACTTGGAGGCTGACACTTCTTCATACCACTGCAG TGTCATTCGGCACATTACCCTGGACTCTCTTGACCCATCACTGGCTATTGGTTTTTACTGTCGCGACAAAG ATGATTTCGATAATTTCTGTTCACGTGCATCGGAGCTCGCAAAGGAATCGAATGGGGCTCCACTATTCACAGTCGCTGAAACGCCCAGTAGTAATAGTAACAGTAATTGCGCATCAAGGGGAGTTAGTCATGGCGACCCAGATGAAGGGGATTATTGTAGAGATGAGCCCACAGGTCCCACCGAGGGCGAGGATGATTGGCAATTCCTCTGA